The DNA sequence TTTCAGCTTCGGTATGATAATGAACTGCAACATGTTCTCCTTCAATCGTGTACCAAGAATAATCGGGATCAAAATCATCAATTTGACTAAAAATATTTATTGAAAAAATAATTGAGAGTAATACGATTTTTTTCATATGGGAATTGATTACTTAACGATAGCTATTTTAATAATTTTACTTTCTGATTTTCCACTGTTTGAAGTTACTTCAAGATGTGCTAAGTAAGCTCCACTTTGGATGTTTGTAACATTCCAAGAATATTCTGAATCTAAACCGCCGACTGCATTGAAATTAAATTCGTCAACTAAATCTCCGGCTAAATCAAATATTTTTACAATTACTTTTGAATCCTCAGAAACATAAGTTCTTATAAAAGTCTCATTTTCGTAAACGGGATTTGGCCAATTGTATGTTTTATTTTGTGGGAAAAATTCTGAAATATAATTTTCATTTTTTGCAGAATTTATTGAAGCTGAATTTAAATTATTGCCAAATTTACTTCCCCATTGAACTTCTCCCAATGAGTTTATACTCCAATTAGAAATTTCATTTTTAGATGAAGTTGCCGAAAGCAATAAATCATTTTCCCGTTTAATAATTATATTTAATCTGGAAATTTCTCCGCCGGTAGAAAGAGGAAATTCAGAAATAATTTTTCCGTCTGTTCCGGAAATTGCATAAATATCACCATTATTATTTAACGAAATTATATCGGCATTTTCATCATTATTTATATCTGCAACATTTGGAATTCCAATAAAATTATTTGTTGAATTATTTTGATATGGAAAATTTTCTGCTTGAGTTCCCAAAAAATTTATTGCTTGAATTTGATTTCCGGAATTAAATACAATATAATTTTCTCCGTTTTTTCGTAAATCACAAATTGCAATTCCATCAATTTCATTTTCACTTGAATAAATTTTTTCTGCCGATTGATCACCTTTTATAAAGGAAAATATTGAATTATCCGAAGTCAAAATAATTATTGTAAACTTATTTGATTTATTTTTTGTTAATACAAAATTTTTAATTTCTTCTGGAAAGCTAATTTCATTCTCATTTGAAAATTTGAATTTGTTTTTGCTAATTGCCGCAATTTGATTTTCAAGAATTGCAATTTGAGAAATTTCAGAATCAAACATTTGAATTGTTTCTTCTAAAACTGGAGCGGAATTTAATGCAATATTATTTCTGTAAGTTTTGATTGCTCCGTTTGCAAGTCCAACTAAAATTACACTTTCATTTTCATTTATTTGATTAATAACAATTGGTGAAGTACATTTTTCACCAATATTTATCCGCTCATTATTTTTTTCAATTTCGTAATAAAAAATATTTAGCAAACTATCTTTTGAACCAACTACATATTCACCAACTCTATTTTCAACAAGAGCAAAATCAACATCAGAAAAATTTGGAATAAATAAACTTCCGAAATTAACAACCAATCCATTTTCTTGAACAGTAAAAGTTTTGGAAGGATTTTTTTTGCTAATTTTTAAATTTGAATGTTCACCAAAATTTTCCATTCTGCTAATAAGATCAACTTTATCAGAACCAAAATTTAAACTAAAAGTCATTTCATTTCCAAAATCGGCAAAATTGGAAATTGTAATTAAGCTGTTTGCACCACTGTTTGTTTTAGTATTTGGTTTGGAATCAGAAGAAAAAATATTTTTATATAATTTTGATGGATTACTTGCAAACCAAAAATCGCTTGAATCACCTTCGGCAATTACAATATCTCCAAAAATTGTTTGAAATTCTTCGCCAATATCTTGAATTCCATCGGCTTCTTCCAAATCTACGCCGCGATTTTTTCCAACATTAATTTTATTTGCGGATAAGTTTTCATTTATAATTTTTTCATCAATATGCCAAATTAAAATTCCATTTCCCGGCGTTGCCCAATCAAATTCATCAACATCCAGCACAACTCCGTTCAGCGTATCAATAATTGCATTATTAAATTCATCAATATCTTCTTGAAAAGTGGTTGATTTTATTACACTATTTGTCTTATAAGTAACTTTTACACCGTCTTTGTTTGCATCCCGCTGTCTATTTTCGATTAAATAATATTCTGAAGAGTTGATTGGAATTTTAACAATTTTATAATGTTCACGATTTAATGCATAAGCGAGACGGGTTACAACATTTATACTTGGTTTATCAAAATCAAAAGTAACGGGTATTTCCCATCCTAAAAAAACTTTTTCCCAAGCTGAAGGTTCCGGCGGGAACAATCCGCCGAAAGCAAACAGTGATTGTCCATCCATTAAACCAAATCTGCCAATTGCACTTTTTCCGGTTTCCGCATCAAATAAATCCGGTAAACCTAAATAGCTTGCAATGTTAGAAACTATCAATCCATTTATTGAAAGTTCAAGAAGAACTGTTCCGCCGAATCCGCTTTCTTCTCTTGATTCGGTTTCGGGAAGAATTGCGGAATTTGTAATTTTAAATCCGTTTGATAAAGTAATCCCATCAAACTCATTTCCGTAGAATTGTTTTAACGAATTAAGACTAATAAATATTGAAGGTAAATCACGAGGCTCTCCAAGTAAATTTGAAGTAGAAATATCTTTTCCAACACCGGCATGAAAAATCATAAATAAATCATATTGAGAAAAATCCAAATCCGGATTTTGCTGCTCAGCCAATGTCCAAACTTCAGTTGCAAAATCACCCAAAATTTTAAAGCCGCCATTATCATCCGGAGAATATTCTCTCATAAATTTAGAAACTTTTACAATTTCGGGAATTACATTATAATTTATTTCAACAATTCCATTTGAAGATTTATTATAATAATTTTCAGCAAATTTTAGATGATCTTCAAAATAATTTTTATCATGCGGAAGCGGATCAATAATAGAATTGCCGTAATCCTTTGAATAAATTGTTCCGAAAGTTCCGTCACCATAAGTCAGTTCAAATTTATCCGGCTGGAATTCAACCATAACCGCTAAAATATTAATTGTGTTTGAAACTTTCACATTTTCGTTTTTTTGAAGTGTGGAAAATTGCGGAGAAAAAGTTTGGGCAGATAATCCACCCAAACATAAAATAAAAAATGCGGTAAAATTTTTGAGATTCATAATTTTAATTAAATACCCCGCGGAAAACCTTTACCGACATTTGGTGTAGTTGCTCCCCAGCCGATTGAAAGCGTAAATCTTAATGTATCTGAAAGCGGATGCTGTTCACCGTCTTTGAATAAATCTGTAGTAATATAACTGAAATCAAAACCATATAAATCATATCTAATCCCAGCGCCAATGGTAGCAAATTTTCTGTTCCCAAAACTTGGATCTTCATAAAAGAAACCGGTTCTTAGCGCAAATTTAAAATCTTCACCGCCATACCAATATTCTAATCCTAATGAAGTAACTAAATCTCTTAATTCGGTTCTAAAATCATCATCAAACCAAGATGTAAAAATTGCTTCGTAAAATTCAGCTCTTTGTGATGCGCTATCAGCTCTATCAACTAAAAGCTTACTTACGTCAGTTGTAAGAGTTAGAGAATTGAAATCATCTTCTACTAAACGGAAAGCCATGCCAAATCTGAAATTTGTAGGAATTGGATCAGCTTGCGATTGATCAATATAATAAATCTTTGGACCGACATTACTTAAATTCATACCTAAGCTAAATTTATTTCCGATATTACCAATAAGCGGAAGTTCTAAATCTTCCGGTCTCCACATTGTTGCAAGATCAAAACTAATTGTTGTTGAAACTCCTTCACCTTTTTCTTGAGCTGTAGGTTTATCAGAAAGTCTGCTGTGAATTACTCTAAAGTTTAATCCAAGTCCCCAATCGGAATGTAATTTTGTCGCGTATCCTATTGTTAAAGCCGCATCAAATGATCTAAATTCACCTAACGCAATTGGCGAGTCTTCACCGGTGCGAATAAATGTACCGTAATTCATAAATGTAATACTTGATGTTATGCTTCCGTCTATTTCTTCAACATATTGTCTGTAATTTAAATAATCGTAAAATAAATCATCCAAACCAAATTGCGGAAGCCATTTACTATGAGTAATACTTGCTTCTGAACCGGTTAAAAAAGCAATACCAGCAGGGTTCCAAAAAATAGCTGATGAATTATCTGCAAGTCCGCCGCCGGATTCGCCAACACCGCCGGCTCTTGAGTCCGGAGCAAGTAGTAAAAATGGAACAGCGGCTTCCCCTTGCGCATTTATATTATTTGTAAATAAGACTAACATTGGCAAAAACACCAATATTATTAATGATTTCTTCATTGAAAAGTACCTCCAAATTGATAAAAATTTTTAAACAAGGCGATTTTAATTTTACCTAATAACTGCCATTTTTCCAAGAATATTCTCAGTGTATTCGCCATCAACACTTTGAACTATGAGTTTATACAAATATGTTCCGTTCCCAATATTGTTATTATCTTCATCTTTTCCATCCCATTCTAACTTTACAAATTTATCTTCTACATTTGATGCATTAATTTCCTTAATGACTCTTCCGGCAACAGTATAAATTTTAATTTTCACATTTATTGCATCACTTAAGTTATGCTGAAATGTAAAAAATGTATTTGAACTAAATGGATTGGGATAATTATAAACTTCTCTTAATGCTAATTTATCTCCATCAACAACTGTAAAATTATTTTCTGCAAAAGAAAAATTATTAAAAACATCCCATGCATTAATTTTTATTTTATATTCGCCAGGTTCTAATGAAGAAAAATTATAATTCACTTCACCGGATTTTCCACCGGAATTCAAATCACCAATAAAATAATTCGTTAAATCTATAGAATTTTGTTCATTATCATTTAATATTGCTTCAAGCTTATGACCAATACCTGTACCGGTTGTATTCAATCCGGTTTCATCAAAAAGTTTAACTCTTAATTTAAAATTAGGATTTACCAAATAAGAATTTTCTAATTCGTCATCATAAAGAATTTCAATATCGGGACCTTTTCCATCGTTTGTATTTGTTGTATCTGTACCGCCAATTGTTATATTATCGGTATATCCGATTCCATCAAACTCTTCATTAAAAAAATAAGCCGATATTTTACCATTTTTATTTTCATAAGAAATATCTTTTGGAACTGTAAAACTTGTAGAAAATTCCCCATTATTTACCGAAACTCTACCTCTAAAAATTACACCGCCTTGATCTTCCATATTGTAATTAATATCTTCAAGATGAATTGTTCTTTTTGAATCGAATACAGTAATTATTGCTTCACCATTAAAATTGCTTATTGCAGAATCTACATTTAATACTTTTCCGGAAATATTTACAGAGCTTAATGCTGAAATGTTTACCGGCTGAACTAAATTTGAATTATTTACGGATGTAATTTTTAAAGGTAATTTGGGAATATTTAATCTTAACGCCGGGTCACCAAATAAATGAAATCTTTCATCATTTGGTCCAGTTCTTTCATTTTTAAGTTTAAAATAAGCATTTCCAATTCGAGTTGGAAAACCTAAACTGTCTTTTGAACCAAGCATATGTTTATAAAATGTTATTGTTAATGCATAATTTTCATTTGAAAAAACTGGTCTAACTGCAGAAATTCCTCCAATCATTCCAAAATTTTCCATTAAGATCATTTCCTCTGTTGCACTTTGCAAATTAGGATCGTCATATTTTCCAAAATCACATGTTGCTGCAGTTAGGAAAAATAGTTCTTTATTTTTTAATTGCGGAATTGAAACAGTTCTTTCAAAAACTTGTTCGTGTGCCCATAAATCCGGGCTTCCATGACCAAAATAATTGAAAATTAGAGTTCCATTATTTATCGCATTAATTATTTCTGCATTACAAGTCGGTTTTCTCCTACCGATTCCGGTATTTATTGTTTGAAAGTTAGAAAGGTAGATTTTTTTTCTATCAAAACTTTTTGGAATATATAGGTTAGAAAGATTTTCTGATTGACCTGTATGGAGAGATCCGTCCCTATCATCAACTTTCCCAGTTTTTGCATTATATCCAGATAAGCCGTCATCACCAAGTAAAGTAATTCTGTTTCGCCAAAGTCCTTCATTTTGATCAGTTTCATAACTAATTATTTTATCAACAACAATTCTTGCTTCACTTGTGTTTGTTATACTTAACCTTCCAATTCCTAAATCTGCTTTTTCATCAGCACCGGAAATTCTTGAATAAAAATCATCATAAGGATATGAATCAATTTCATATAAAGATTCTATTTGCTGAAATGAAGGAATAAAATTTTTGCCAATTTCTTCAATGTTTAAATAATCATAATCGCCATCTCCAAAAAGTAAAACATATTCCGGTTTTATCTGCCAATTTTCATAAACATATTTTAAGAAATCCCTAATCGAAGTTGGATCTAACATTCCGCCGGAAAATTCTTTATAAATATCTTCAATAAAAACTACTTTTGATGATATTGGAAATTGTGCTTCAAGTGAACGATAATTTTTTAATCTTTCAGCCTGATCTTTAAATACAGATGGTGAAATTATAACATATTTAGCACCTTGAGATTCTCCACGAATATTCGAATTAGTTTCTTTTACGCCCTTATTCGGTTTTTTGAATTTACTCGAATGCACAGCCAAATACTTTGAACTAAAATTTGAATTTTCTTCGTTTGCAAATGTAAAATTGCCTCCGGTTATTTCAACATTAACAATTTTGGGATTTGAGAAATCGCTGATATTATAAACTATAAAATCACTTCCTCCAAAATTATTTCCACTGAATTTAACAATGCCATCAATTTGTTTTGAGAAAAATAAAAGTTCATTATCTGTCGCAATTAAATTTTTATAATATTCTATTTCGAAATAATCTAAATGTCCTTTATCGGAAATTGTAGCAGGAGTAAAAGTAAATTTTAGTGCCGATCTATTTTCCGGCAAAGTTCCTTTAAATGTTGCAAAACTTCTTATTGCAGCACCATATCTATATGTTTGATTATCAGTTGCAGCTCCGGCAATTAATCTTGAAAAAATTCTTGTGGAATTTTCATCGATTGTAAGTAAATTTTGCTGTTTTGCACCATTTATAAATTGGAAATTATAATTAATTGTGCTATCCGGAATAAACTCATTCAACATATTTGTGTACGTTTTAGTCTTGGCTGTACTACTATAATTATCATCGACAAAAAGAAGTCCCGTGCTCATTAAATTTTGATTATCATCATCTTTGTAAACATAAGCTTTTGTAGAAGTCTGTTGAATTGCTGGTTGATCAGTAATATTATTTTGGCTTAACATTCTTTTACCGGAAGTTCCGCCGTATGTAATCCAATAATAGTTTTTGTTTGAATAATAATTTTTATTTCTTGTAATCTTATTTGAAATTTTGTTAAACTCCCAAAAGTTTACACCTCTTCCGTAAAATAAAATATAATCGTTATCGCCAAAAGTTCCGTCTTCTTCGCCGGAAACAAAAATTGCATTTTCTACCAAATCTTCAGGTCTTACCGCAGAGATTGTCCAAGGTAAAATATATCCGCCGTTATTGTAGATTTTTATAGTTTTTGGATCAATAGAATTTACCGGAATTCCGAGTTCTGTTAAATATGCTTTATCTATTTTATAAATTCCTTCAACTGGGGCTTCAAATTTATACCATTCGCCTTCAGCCAAAACTGAATTTTGACCTGAAATTTTTGAGAGTTTTTTTTCACTTCCCCAAATTTTTGCAATTTCTTTATTTAAAATTACATCAGCAGCAAATTCTGAAATTTTATTACGATTTTGATTTGAGTTTTGTGCAAAATCAATTTGAAAAATTATCTTAGTATAAAATTTAATTTCAGAAGTAACCGGATCGAATAAAACGGGATTTACAATAATATCTTGAACTTGTGCATCTCTAATTTTTCCAAATTCACCAAACTCAATTATTTCCGGATGTTTGTAATAATTGTAATCATTAGATTTTTTGTAACTAAATTCCGTAAAACCATTTCTCTTTTCCATATTGGGAATTGGTTTTAAGTTTCCATTTAATACTTTGAAATCAGAATTTATAACACGAATATTATTCCCAAATTCTTGCGGAACTCCAATGTTAAAAACTCTTTTTGGAACTTCAGGCATTCCTTGCAAATTTTCTGCAATTTCACAATTTCTGATTGATGTTTTTCGATAAGTTTCAAAATTATAGATTGTTAATGTTGTGTCTTCAAATGATGGTGTGTATTCTATAATTAGCGAGTTTGAAGATGACGATAAGATCTTATAATCATCTTGTGCGGTAACAAATGAATAAAAAAATAGGAAACCTATCAAATAGTATTTGTTCACTAACTAATCCCCAAATTAACTTAGTTAAATTAGATTACAAACTTAGATAAATAATTATTTGTAAATCAAATTAAATGGTAACAAATACTCTATATAAATTTCCTTCTTTGAAACTGTTAAATTTTAAGTGACACAAATTAGATAAGTTTAGTACAAATTGTCAAGTCAAAAGATTTTTGTCAATTAAATTAACAAAAACTCAAAGTATATTTTAATTAAATTAATTCTCGATCAAATCTAAAAATTTTTAAGTTAAAAAATGATGCAAAATTAAAGACCTAAATTATCTTTAATTCCACGCAATGCATTTATGCAGAATTGAATATGTTCATCAAGCGAAATATTTAAATCTGCCGCACCGTTAATTATATCTTCCCTTTTAACTGCTTTTGCAAAAGCTTTATCTTTCATTTTTTTCTTAACTGAACTTACTTCAACTTCATCAATTTTCCTATTCGGTCTTACCAAAGTTACCGCAGTTATAAATCCGGATAATTCATCACAAGCATATAAAACTTTTTCAAGTAAACTTTCTCGCTTAACATTTGTATGATCTGCATGTGATAAAATTGCTCTTGTGAAAATTTCTGAAAATCCTTTTTCCTTTAGAATTTTTTCTCCTTGAGTAGGATGATCTACCATTGATGGAAATTTTTCATAATCAAAATCATGAAGCAAAGCAACATTTCCCCAAAACTCAATATCTTCATTAAACTTTTTTGCATATTCTTTAACACATGCTTCAACTGAATATGCATGTTTTAACAAACTTTCATTCTGAGTATATTCTTTTAAAAGTCTATGGCAAAATTCTCTGTTTCGTTCCATTTATTTTTCCTTCTTTAGATTAGAACTTGGGCAATATTTTTCTACAACACAATTTTTACAATTTGGTCTTCTTGCAATACAGATTTTTCTCCCGTGATTTATAAACCAATGTGTTGAATTTACCCAATCTTCTTTGGGTAAAAGTGTTTTCAATTTATTTTCAATTATTTCCGGATTTGAAGAATTCACTAAACCCAATAAATTTGAAATTCTATTTACGTGCGTATCAACTGCAATTGCTGGAATATTGAAAGCGTGTCCGGCAACAACTGAAGCAGTCTTTCTCCCAACTCCGGGTAATTTTGTAAGTTCATCAAAATTATTTGGAACTGTTGAATTATATTTTTCAACTAAAATTGTGCAGCAATTTTTAATGCTTTTTGCTTTCTGTTTGTAAAATCCGGTTGAGAAAATATATTTTTCCAACTCTTCAATTTTCGCATTCGAGAAATCTTCTGCGTCAACATATTTTTTAAATAATTCTTTAGTTACAATATTTACTCTCGCATCTGTACATTGAGCACTTAAAATTGTTGCAACAAGAAGTTGAAGCGGATTTGTAAATTCCAACTGCGGTTTAGTATTTGGATATTCTTTTTTAAGAATTGCAAATATTTTTTTTATTCTTTTGCTTTCTTCATCTTTCATATTAGCATTTTCTTTTTAACAATAATCACTTTTCTAAAAATAACATTTTAAGTAACTTTAATTTATGAAAATTCTATTTGCAATATTTTTTCTTCCTGCAATTTTAATTTCACAAACTTTACAATTTGTAAATGATTTTGGAAATTTTGAAAATGCATCTTCGTTTGATATTGATTTGTCCAATAATATTTTTGTTGCTGATGCAAAATTAAATACAATTTCTAAATTTGACTCAACCGGGAAATTATTAAATAGTATTGGCGGTTTTGGCTGGGATCAATCAACTTTTGATGAACCAATTGATATCGTTACAAATACGCTAAGTCTTTATGTTGCTGATAAAAATAATAATCGAATTCAAAGGTTTGATAAAGATTTAAATTTTTTATCGGAATATTCCGGTACAGATTCTCAAAGTGAAGTGCAGTTTGGATATCCTATTTGTGTTGAAATTTCAAACATCGGCGATTTATTTATTTTGGATTCTGATAATAATAAAATCTTAAAGTTTAATTTAAACGGAGAATTTCTTCAAGAAATCGGCGGAAATGATGCCGGAAATTTTGCAATAAATAATCCCAAAAGTTTTGCAATCGATAATTCAAATAATTTATTTGTCCTTGATGAACAAACGATTAAAGTTTTTGATCAATATGGAAACGATCTTTTCTATTTTAAATTAGATTTTTTTGCAGATAAAATAAAATTTGATTTTGACAATTTAGTTCTGATAAACAAAAACAAATTTTCTATCTTAAATATTTCTGATAGAAAAATTATTTTTGATTTTACAAGTTTTCCACATTTGGATGAAGAAAATATTATTGATGCAAAAATAATTGGGAATTATTTACTGCTTCTTTCACAACATAGAATTATTAAATATTTTATCATAAAATAAAATTGTTTAATATAAAAGTTAATTCGGTTAATCTATTTTTATTCTTCATTATTTTTATTTGGTGTTTGGGAATTTTAGCAGAATTTCTATTGAATTTGTTTCCTTCTTTATTTTACATTTTCCCTTTTCTCAAATATAATTATTCAATTGTTTGTCACACTCAATCAGAAAAACTTTTTACTTATTTTGGATATCATACATTGGTTTGCTCTAGATGCACGGGAATTTATTTTGGAAGTTTGATAAGTATAATTTTAATAATCTTTGGATTTGAAAAATCTATTTCGACAAAGCAATTACTTATATTT is a window from the Ignavibacteriota bacterium genome containing:
- a CDS encoding HDIG domain-containing protein; this encodes MERNREFCHRLLKEYTQNESLLKHAYSVEACVKEYAKKFNEDIEFWGNVALLHDFDYEKFPSMVDHPTQGEKILKEKGFSEIFTRAILSHADHTNVKRESLLEKVLYACDELSGFITAVTLVRPNRKIDEVEVSSVKKKMKDKAFAKAVKREDIINGAADLNISLDEHIQFCINALRGIKDNLGL
- a CDS encoding DUF2085 domain-containing protein translates to MFNIKVNSVNLFLFFIIFIWCLGILAEFLLNLFPSLFYIFPFLKYNYSIVCHTQSEKLFTYFGYHTLVCSRCTGIYFGSLISIILIIFGFEKSISTKQLLIFSIPLFLDVIFTTLNAYPYIHLLSLVTGLLLGSIGFSYIHKLILNLLIKQKG
- a CDS encoding NHL repeat-containing protein codes for the protein MKILFAIFFLPAILISQTLQFVNDFGNFENASSFDIDLSNNIFVADAKLNTISKFDSTGKLLNSIGGFGWDQSTFDEPIDIVTNTLSLYVADKNNNRIQRFDKDLNFLSEYSGTDSQSEVQFGYPICVEISNIGDLFILDSDNNKILKFNLNGEFLQEIGGNDAGNFAINNPKSFAIDNSNNLFVLDEQTIKVFDQYGNDLFYFKLDFFADKIKFDFDNLVLINKNKFSILNISDRKIIFDFTSFPHLDEENIIDAKIIGNYLLLLSQHRIIKYFIIK
- the porU gene encoding type IX secretion system sortase PorU; its protein translation is MNKYYLIGFLFFYSFVTAQDDYKILSSSSNSLIIEYTPSFEDTTLTIYNFETYRKTSIRNCEIAENLQGMPEVPKRVFNIGVPQEFGNNIRVINSDFKVLNGNLKPIPNMEKRNGFTEFSYKKSNDYNYYKHPEIIEFGEFGKIRDAQVQDIIVNPVLFDPVTSEIKFYTKIIFQIDFAQNSNQNRNKISEFAADVILNKEIAKIWGSEKKLSKISGQNSVLAEGEWYKFEAPVEGIYKIDKAYLTELGIPVNSIDPKTIKIYNNGGYILPWTISAVRPEDLVENAIFVSGEEDGTFGDNDYILFYGRGVNFWEFNKISNKITRNKNYYSNKNYYWITYGGTSGKRMLSQNNITDQPAIQQTSTKAYVYKDDDNQNLMSTGLLFVDDNYSSTAKTKTYTNMLNEFIPDSTINYNFQFINGAKQQNLLTIDENSTRIFSRLIAGAATDNQTYRYGAAIRSFATFKGTLPENRSALKFTFTPATISDKGHLDYFEIEYYKNLIATDNELLFFSKQIDGIVKFSGNNFGGSDFIVYNISDFSNPKIVNVEITGGNFTFANEENSNFSSKYLAVHSSKFKKPNKGVKETNSNIRGESQGAKYVIISPSVFKDQAERLKNYRSLEAQFPISSKVVFIEDIYKEFSGGMLDPTSIRDFLKYVYENWQIKPEYVLLFGDGDYDYLNIEEIGKNFIPSFQQIESLYEIDSYPYDDFYSRISGADEKADLGIGRLSITNTSEARIVVDKIISYETDQNEGLWRNRITLLGDDGLSGYNAKTGKVDDRDGSLHTGQSENLSNLYIPKSFDRKKIYLSNFQTINTGIGRRKPTCNAEIINAINNGTLIFNYFGHGSPDLWAHEQVFERTVSIPQLKNKELFFLTAATCDFGKYDDPNLQSATEEMILMENFGMIGGISAVRPVFSNENYALTITFYKHMLGSKDSLGFPTRIGNAYFKLKNERTGPNDERFHLFGDPALRLNIPKLPLKITSVNNSNLVQPVNISALSSVNISGKVLNVDSAISNFNGEAIITVFDSKRTIHLEDINYNMEDQGGVIFRGRVSVNNGEFSTSFTVPKDISYENKNGKISAYFFNEEFDGIGYTDNITIGGTDTTNTNDGKGPDIEILYDDELENSYLVNPNFKLRVKLFDETGLNTTGTGIGHKLEAILNDNEQNSIDLTNYFIGDLNSGGKSGEVNYNFSSLEPGEYKIKINAWDVFNNFSFAENNFTVVDGDKLALREVYNYPNPFSSNTFFTFQHNLSDAINVKIKIYTVAGRVIKEINASNVEDKFVKLEWDGKDEDNNNIGNGTYLYKLIVQSVDGEYTENILGKMAVIR
- the nth gene encoding endonuclease III, with the translated sequence MKDEESKRIKKIFAILKKEYPNTKPQLEFTNPLQLLVATILSAQCTDARVNIVTKELFKKYVDAEDFSNAKIEELEKYIFSTGFYKQKAKSIKNCCTILVEKYNSTVPNNFDELTKLPGVGRKTASVVAGHAFNIPAIAVDTHVNRISNLLGLVNSSNPEIIENKLKTLLPKEDWVNSTHWFINHGRKICIARRPNCKNCVVEKYCPSSNLKKEK
- a CDS encoding T9SS type A sorting domain-containing protein — its product is MNLKNFTAFFILCLGGLSAQTFSPQFSTLQKNENVKVSNTINILAVMVEFQPDKFELTYGDGTFGTIYSKDYGNSIIDPLPHDKNYFEDHLKFAENYYNKSSNGIVEINYNVIPEIVKVSKFMREYSPDDNGGFKILGDFATEVWTLAEQQNPDLDFSQYDLFMIFHAGVGKDISTSNLLGEPRDLPSIFISLNSLKQFYGNEFDGITLSNGFKITNSAILPETESREESGFGGTVLLELSINGLIVSNIASYLGLPDLFDAETGKSAIGRFGLMDGQSLFAFGGLFPPEPSAWEKVFLGWEIPVTFDFDKPSINVVTRLAYALNREHYKIVKIPINSSEYYLIENRQRDANKDGVKVTYKTNSVIKSTTFQEDIDEFNNAIIDTLNGVVLDVDEFDWATPGNGILIWHIDEKIINENLSANKINVGKNRGVDLEEADGIQDIGEEFQTIFGDIVIAEGDSSDFWFASNPSKLYKNIFSSDSKPNTKTNSGANSLITISNFADFGNEMTFSLNFGSDKVDLISRMENFGEHSNLKISKKNPSKTFTVQENGLVVNFGSLFIPNFSDVDFALVENRVGEYVVGSKDSLLNIFYYEIEKNNERINIGEKCTSPIVINQINENESVILVGLANGAIKTYRNNIALNSAPVLEETIQMFDSEISQIAILENQIAAISKNKFKFSNENEISFPEEIKNFVLTKNKSNKFTIIILTSDNSIFSFIKGDQSAEKIYSSENEIDGIAICDLRKNGENYIVFNSGNQIQAINFLGTQAENFPYQNNSTNNFIGIPNVADINNDENADIISLNNNGDIYAISGTDGKIISEFPLSTGGEISRLNIIIKRENDLLLSATSSKNEISNWSINSLGEVQWGSKFGNNLNSASINSAKNENYISEFFPQNKTYNWPNPVYENETFIRTYVSEDSKVIVKIFDLAGDLVDEFNFNAVGGLDSEYSWNVTNIQSGAYLAHLEVTSNSGKSESKIIKIAIVK
- a CDS encoding PorV/PorQ family protein; translation: MKKSLIILVFLPMLVLFTNNINAQGEAAVPFLLLAPDSRAGGVGESGGGLADNSSAIFWNPAGIAFLTGSEASITHSKWLPQFGLDDLFYDYLNYRQYVEEIDGSITSSITFMNYGTFIRTGEDSPIALGEFRSFDAALTIGYATKLHSDWGLGLNFRVIHSRLSDKPTAQEKGEGVSTTISFDLATMWRPEDLELPLIGNIGNKFSLGMNLSNVGPKIYYIDQSQADPIPTNFRFGMAFRLVEDDFNSLTLTTDVSKLLVDRADSASQRAEFYEAIFTSWFDDDFRTELRDLVTSLGLEYWYGGEDFKFALRTGFFYEDPSFGNRKFATIGAGIRYDLYGFDFSYITTDLFKDGEQHPLSDTLRFTLSIGWGATTPNVGKGFPRGI